The stretch of DNA CCCGAGTCTTTTAAATGACTGTATCCTACCATTGACGACAATGTTGTCTATTCCTAGAGTGGAGATGGAACTGGCTTCTGGCCGTTCAAACTGCATTACTTCGACCGTCTGCTGCAGGAGAACATGACGGGCATGGCTGTCTGTGAGAAGACAGCAATGTCACCACGGGCAGTGTCGCCATTGGTGACTTGTAGAACAGAGAGTGTCACTGTGAAGCTGCCTTGTGATGCAGAACTGAAGAAGGTGAAACGACATGGTAAGAATGACATGGTTCGGGGCATGCAAACCCCATAGTGAGGCTGATGGCTCTAATGCAAACATCAACCTGTCAAACCCTGAACAAAACCATCaaactgattattgattagAAGCTTTCTATTGCTCGAACCTCAAACGTGAACTAGTTTCTAAGGGATCTGGTTTTACTTTTTTGGCAGAGTTTATGACTAACCAAGGATATTCGGTGAGAAAATGGAGGACCCCTACTACATTGTTTGTGGAGATGTCAAAGTTGCCAGACAGGGTGAGTGAGATGCAAAAGAAGTTAAAAGTGATGGTTAAACGAGTTTGAAAACTAACATTAAGAATGTTTACAGGATTCTGGCTTTGAAGTGGTTTACTTATACTCTGGAGAACTTTGCATGGTGGTTGCAGCCTGTGCCCCTCTGTTTCCTAACAAAGTTGGAAGGCATCATGTTAGGAGATCTCTGGAGGAACCAGATGTATTTGACCTGTGGGGCTTTGATGATATTCCTGTTGAACCATTTGATCCTGAAAGGGAACAGACGACAACAACGCAGACAACAACGCAGACGGCAACAACTGGCAGCTCAAGTACAGACACCACTACAACTGAGAAAACTGATAATGGAGACTTTTCTGAGTTGTGGGGATTTGAAGAAATTCCAGACAAACCGTACACTGGAATAGATGTTACAAACGCTCCAACTGCGGCCCCCACCACTGCGCCCCCGACAACTGCTGCACCAACCACTGCATCGCCGACCACAGCTGCCCCGACGACGGCGGCCCCCACGACCGCATCGCCGACGACGGCGGCCCCCACGACGGCGGCCCCCACGACCGCATCGCCGACGACGGCGGCCCCCACGACCGCATCGCCGACGACGGCGGCCCCCACGACCGCATCGCCGACGACGGCGGCCCCCACGACCGCATCGCCGACGACGGCGGCCCCCACGACCGCATCGCCGACGACGGCGGCCCCCACGACCGCATCGCCGACGACGGCGGCCCCCACGACGGCGGCCCCCACGACTGCTCAAACCACTGCAACCCCCACTACTGCATCGCCGACCACTGCGGCTCCAACGACTACGGCCCCCACGAGTGCATCGCCCACGACGGCGGCCTCCACGACGGCGGCCTCCACGACGGCGGCCTCCACGACGGCGGCCCCCACTACTGCATCGCCGACCACTGCGGCTCCAACCACCGCGGCCCCCACGACTGCATCGCCGACTACGGCGGCCCCCACTACTGCATCCCCGACCACCGCGACCCCCACTACTGCATCGCCGACCACCGCGGCCCCCACGACTGCATCGCCGACCACCGCGGCCCCCACGACTGCATCGCCGACCACCGCGGCCCCCACGACTGCATCGCCGACCACCGCGGCCCCCACGACTGCATCGCCGACCACCGCGGCCCCCACGACTGCATCGCCGACCACCGCGGCCCCCACGACTGCATCGCCGACCACCGCGGCTCCGACCACTGCGGCCCCCACGACTGCATCGCCGACCACCGCGGCTCCGACCACTGCGGCTCCGACCACCGCGGCCCCCACGACTGCATCGCCGACCACCGCGGCCCCCACGACTGCATCGCCGACCACCGCGGCCCCCACGACTGCATCGCCGACCACCGCGGCCCCCACGACTGCATCGCCGACCACCGCGGCTCCGACCACTGCGGCTCCGACCACCGCGACCCCCACGACTGCATCGCCGACCACCGCGGCCCCCACGACTGCATCGCCGACCACCGCGGCCCCCACGACTGCATCGCCGACCACCGCGGCCCCCACGACTGCATCGCCGACCACCGCGGCCCCCACGACTGCATCGCCGACCACTGCGGCTCCGACCACTGCGGCCCCCACGACTGCATCGCCGACCACCGCGGCTCCGACCACTGCGGCTCCGACCACCGCGGCCCCCACGACTGCATCGCCGACCACCGCGGCCCCCACGACTGCATCGCCGACCACCGCGGCTCCGACCACTGCGGCTCCGACCACCGCGACCCCCACGACTGCATCGCCGACCACCGCGACCCCGACGACTGCGGCCCCCACTACTGCATCGCCGACGACTGCGGCCCCCACTACTGCATCGCCGACGACTGCGGCCCCCACTACTGCATCGCCGACGACTGCGGCCCCCACTACTGCATCGCCGACGACTGCGGCCCCCACTACTGCATCGCCGACGACTGCGGCCCCCACTACTGCATCGCCGACCACTGCGGCCCCCACTACTGCATCGCCGACCACTGCGGCCCCCACTACTGCATCGCCAACCACGGCTGCACCGACGACTGCGGCCCCCACTACTGCATCGCCGACGACTGCGGCCCCCACTACTGCATCGCCGACGACTGCGGCCCCCACTACTGCATCGCCGACGACTGCGGCCCCCACTACTGCATCGCCGACGACTGCGGCCCCCACTACTGCATCGCCAACCACGGCTGCACCGACGACTGCGGCCCCCACTACTGCATCGCCGACGACTGCGGCCCCCACTACTGCATCGCCGACGACTGCGGCCCCCACTACTGCATCGCCGACGACTGCGGCCCCCACTACTGCATCGCCGACGACGGCGGCCCCcacgactgcagcgccgacgacggcggcccccacgactgcagcgccgaccACGGCGGCCCCgacgactgcagcgccgaccACGGCTGCCCCgacgactgcagcgccgaccACGGCTGCCCCgacgactgcagcgccgaccACGGCTGCCCCgacgactgcagcgccgaccACGGCTGCCCCgacgactgcagcgccgaccACGGCGGCCCCGACGACTGCATCGCCGACCACGGCTGCCCCgacgactgcagcgccgaccACGGCGGCCCCCACTACTGCATCGCCGACGACTGCGGCCCCCACTACGGCGGCCCCCACGACTGCATCGCCGACCACTGCGGCCCCCACGACTGCATCGCCGACCACTGCATCGCCGACCACTGCGGCCCCCACGACTGCATCGCCGACCACTGCGGCTCCAACCACCGCGACCCCCACGACTGCATCGCCGACCACCGCGACCCCGACGACTGCGGCCCCCACTACTGCATCGCCGACCACCGCGACCCCGACGACTGCGGCCCCCACTACTGCATCGCCGACGACTGCAGCCCCCACTACGGCGGCCCCCACTACTGCATCGCCGACCACTGCGGCCCCCACTACTGCATCGCCAACCACGGCTGCACCGACGACGGCAGCCCCCACTACTGCATCGCCGACGACTGCGGCCCCCACTACTGCATCGCCGACCACTGCGGCCCCCACTACTGCATCGCCAACCACGGCTGCACCGACGACGGCAGCCCCCACTACTGCATCGCCGACGACTGCGGCCCCGACGACGGCGGCCCCCACGACTGCGGCCCCGACGACGGCGGCCCCCACGACGGCGGCCCCcacgactgcagcgccgacgactgcagcgccgactacggcggcccccacgactgcagcgccgactacgGCGGCCCCgacgactgcagcgccgacaaCGGCTGTCCCCACGACTGCATCACCGACTACGGCTGTCCCcacgactgcagcgccgaccACGGCTGTCCCCACGACTGCATCACCGACTACGGCTGCCCCAacaactgcagcgccgaccACGGCGGCCCCCACGACTGCATCGCCAACGACGGCGGCCCCGACCACGGCTGCCCCAacaactgcagcgccgaccACGGCTGTCCCCACGACTGCATCACCGACTACGGCTGCCCCAacaactgcagcgccgaccACGGCGGCCCCCACGACTGCATCGCCAACGACGGCGGCCCCGACCACGGCTGCCCCAACAACTGCATCGCCGACGACGGCGGCCCCGACCACGGCTGCAGCGCCGACGACGGCGGCCCCcacgactgcagcgccgacgACCGCAGCCCCGACAACGGctgccccaacgactgcagcgccgacaaCAGCGGCCCCCACAACTGCAGCTCCCA from Sparus aurata chromosome 9, fSpaAur1.1, whole genome shotgun sequence encodes:
- the LOC115588145 gene encoding uncharacterized protein LOC115588145: MASALMAWVWIGLMLAQLNKTGSHRYAHGHFPQDAQEKPDDGGVTAPEDWADSSFPAPSGDGTGFWPFKLHYFDRLLQENMTGMAVCEKTAMSPRAVSPLVTCRTESVTVKLPCDAELKKGTDDNNADNNADGNNWQLKNSRQTVHWNRCYKRSNCGPHHCAPDNCCTNHCIADHSCPDDGGPHDRIADDGGPHDGGPHDRIADDGGPHDRIADDGGPHDRIADDGGPHDRIADDGGPHDRIADDGGPHDRIADDGGPHDGGPHDCSNHCNPHYCIADHCGSNDYGPHECIAHDGGLHDGGLHDGGLHDGGPHYCIADHCGSNHRGPHDCIADYGGPHYCIPDHRDPHYCIADHRGPHDCIADHRGPHDCIADHRGPHDCIADHRGPHDCIADHRGPHDCIADHRGPHDCIADHRGSDHCGPHDCIADHRGSDHCGSDHRGPHDCIADHRGPHDCIADHRGPHDCIADHRGPHDCIADHRGSDHCGSDHRDPHDCIADHRGPHDCIADHRGPHDCIADHRGPHDCIADHRGPHDCIADHCGSDHCGPHDCIADHRGSDHCGSDHRGPHDCIADHRGPHDCIADHRGSDHCGSDHRDPHDCIADHRDPDDCGPHYCIADDCGPHYCIADDCGPHYCIADDCGPHYCIADDCGPHYCIADDCGPHYCIADHCGPHYCIADHCGPHYCIANHGCTDDCGPHYCIADDCGPHYCIADDCGPHYCIADDCGPHYCIADDCGPHYCIANHGCTDDCGPHYCIADDCGPHYCIADDCGPHYCIADDCGPHYCIADDGGPHDCSADDGGPHDCSADHGGPDDCSADHGCPDDCSADHGCPDDCSADHGCPDDCSADHGCPDDCSADHGGPDDCIADHGCPDDCSADHGGPHYCIADDCGPHYGGPHDCIADHCGPHDCIADHCIADHCGPHDCIADHCGSNHRDPHDCIADHRDPDDCGPHYCIADHRDPDDCGPHYCIADDCSPHYGGPHYCIADHCGPHYCIANHGCTDDGSPHYCIADDCGPHYCIADHCGPHYCIANHGCTDDGSPHYCIADDCGPDDGGPHDCGPDDGGPHDGGPHDCSADDCSADYGGPHDCSADYGGPDDCSADNGCPHDCITDYGCPHDCSADHGCPHDCITDYGCPNNCSADHGGPHDCIANDGGPDHGCPNNCSADHGCPHDCITDYGCPNNCSADHGGPHDCIANDGGPDHGCPNNCIADDGGPDHGCSADDRSPDNGCPNDCSADNSGPHNCSSHDCVRYHCIRRELVNKYTQLSNLFLRVFG